Proteins from one Thioflavicoccus mobilis 8321 genomic window:
- the groL gene encoding chaperonin GroEL (60 kDa chaperone family; promotes refolding of misfolded polypeptides especially under stressful conditions; forms two stacked rings of heptamers to form a barrel-shaped 14mer; ends can be capped by GroES; misfolded proteins enter the barrel where they are refolded when GroES binds), which translates to MTAKEVRFGDDARGRMIHGVNILANAVKVTLGPKGRNVVLEKSFGAPTVTKDGVSVAKEIELADKFENMGAQMVKEVASKTSDVAGDGTTTATVLAQAMVREGLKAVAAGMNPMDLKRGMDKAVTAAVEELKGMSKPCTESKAIAQVGAISANSDESIGDIIAQAMEKVGKEGVITVEEGTSLENELDVVEGMQFDRGYLSPYFINNQQSQSAELEDPYILLHDKKISNIRDLLPILEAVAKSSRPLLIVAEDIEGEALATLVVNTIRGIIKVCAVKAPGFGDRRKAMLQDIAILTGATVIAEEVGLSLEKATLNELGSAKKVQVSKDETTVIDGAGTEADIKSRCEQIRSQVEETTSDYDREKLQERLAKLAGGVAVIRVGAATEVEMKEKKARVEDALHATRAAVEEGIVPGGGVAMVRALAGLKDLTGANHDQDVGIAIARRAMEEPLRQIVANAGEEGSVVLQKVLEGEGNYGYNAATGDYGDMVAMGILDPTKVSRSALQNAASVAGLMVTTECMVAEEPKKDEAPAMPGGMGGMGGMDGMM; encoded by the coding sequence ATGACTGCAAAAGAAGTTCGTTTCGGCGATGACGCCCGTGGCCGCATGATTCACGGGGTCAACATCCTCGCCAACGCCGTCAAGGTCACCTTGGGCCCGAAGGGCCGCAACGTGGTCCTGGAGAAGAGCTTCGGCGCCCCGACCGTCACCAAGGACGGCGTCTCCGTGGCCAAGGAGATCGAGCTCGCCGACAAGTTCGAGAACATGGGCGCCCAGATGGTCAAGGAGGTCGCCTCCAAGACCTCCGACGTCGCCGGTGACGGCACCACCACCGCCACCGTGCTGGCCCAGGCCATGGTCCGCGAGGGCCTGAAGGCCGTCGCCGCCGGCATGAACCCGATGGACCTCAAGCGCGGCATGGACAAGGCCGTGACCGCCGCCGTCGAGGAACTCAAGGGCATGTCCAAGCCCTGCACCGAGAGCAAGGCGATCGCCCAGGTCGGCGCCATCTCGGCGAACTCCGACGAGTCGATCGGCGACATCATCGCCCAGGCGATGGAGAAGGTCGGCAAGGAGGGTGTCATCACCGTCGAAGAGGGCACCTCGCTGGAGAACGAGCTGGACGTCGTCGAGGGCATGCAGTTCGACCGCGGCTACCTCTCGCCCTACTTCATCAACAACCAGCAGAGCCAGAGCGCCGAGCTGGAAGACCCCTACATCCTGCTGCACGACAAGAAGATCTCGAACATCCGCGACCTGCTGCCGATCCTCGAGGCGGTCGCCAAGTCGAGCCGCCCGTTGCTGATCGTCGCCGAGGACATCGAGGGCGAGGCGCTGGCGACCCTGGTCGTCAACACCATCCGTGGCATCATCAAGGTCTGCGCCGTCAAGGCCCCGGGCTTCGGCGACCGCCGCAAGGCCATGCTGCAGGATATCGCCATCCTGACCGGCGCCACCGTCATCGCCGAAGAGGTCGGCCTGTCGCTGGAGAAGGCCACCCTCAACGAGCTGGGTAGCGCCAAGAAGGTCCAGGTCTCCAAGGACGAGACCACCGTCATCGACGGCGCCGGCACCGAGGCCGACATCAAGAGCCGCTGCGAGCAGATCCGTTCGCAGGTCGAGGAGACCACCTCGGACTACGACCGCGAAAAGCTCCAGGAGCGCCTGGCCAAGCTCGCCGGCGGTGTCGCCGTGATCCGCGTCGGTGCCGCGACCGAGGTCGAGATGAAGGAGAAGAAGGCCCGCGTCGAGGACGCCCTGCATGCGACCCGCGCGGCCGTCGAAGAAGGCATCGTCCCCGGCGGTGGCGTCGCCATGGTGCGCGCCCTGGCCGGTCTCAAGGACCTCACAGGCGCCAACCACGACCAGGACGTCGGCATCGCCATCGCCCGTCGCGCGATGGAAGAGCCGCTGCGCCAGATCGTCGCCAACGCCGGCGAGGAGGGCTCGGTGGTCCTGCAGAAGGTCCTCGAGGGCGAAGGCAACTACGGCTACAACGCCGCCACCGGCGACTACGGTGACATGGTCGCCATGGGCATCCTGGACCCGACCAAGGTCTCCCGCTCGGCGCTGCAGAACGCCGCCTCCGTGGCCGGCCTGATGGTCACCACCGAGTGCATGGTGGCCGAGGAGCCGAAGAAGGACGAGGCGCCGGCCATGCCGGGTGGCATGGGCGGCATGGGTGGCATGGACGGCATGATGTAA
- the groES gene encoding co-chaperone GroES produces MNIRPLHDRVVVRRMEEERTTAGGIVIPDSAAEKPIQGEVIAVGKGKSLDNGETRPLDVKVGDRVLFGKYSGTEVKLSGEEFLVMREEDIMGVVEG; encoded by the coding sequence ATGAACATCCGTCCCTTGCACGACCGCGTCGTTGTCCGTCGCATGGAGGAGGAGCGCACGACCGCCGGTGGCATCGTGATCCCGGACTCGGCTGCCGAGAAGCCGATCCAGGGCGAGGTCATCGCCGTCGGCAAAGGCAAGAGCCTGGACAACGGCGAGACGCGTCCCCTGGACGTCAAGGTCGGTGATCGGGTGCTGTTCGGCAAGTATTCGGGTACCGAAGTGAAGCTCAGCGGCGAGGAGTTCCTCGTCATGCGCGAGGAAGACATCATGGGCGTGGTCGAGGGCTGA
- a CDS encoding FxsA family protein, whose protein sequence is MLQLLILFIVAPLAELYVLIQVGDQIGALPTILLSILTAIIGTFLVRQQGFAVLSRIQEQMRREEIPALEMLDGALLLVAGLLLLVPGFLTDAIGFALLVPALRHLLIGRYVQVFPAHRAGPGGTSNEDDAGPRIIDADYRREKD, encoded by the coding sequence GTGCTGCAATTACTCATTCTCTTCATCGTTGCGCCGCTCGCCGAGCTCTATGTCCTGATTCAGGTCGGCGATCAGATCGGCGCCCTGCCGACGATTCTGCTCTCGATCTTGACCGCGATCATCGGCACCTTCCTCGTGCGCCAACAGGGCTTCGCCGTCCTGAGCCGGATCCAGGAACAGATGCGGCGCGAAGAGATCCCGGCGCTCGAGATGCTCGATGGCGCCCTGCTCCTCGTGGCGGGTCTGCTCCTCCTCGTGCCCGGCTTCCTGACCGACGCGATCGGCTTCGCGCTGCTGGTGCCGGCCCTGCGCCACCTGTTGATCGGTCGCTACGTGCAGGTCTTCCCCGCCCACCGCGCTGGCCCCGGGGGCACGTCGAACGAGGACGACGCCGGGCCGCGGATCATCGATGCCGACTACCGCCGCGAGAAGGACTAG